A region from the Paenarthrobacter aurescens genome encodes:
- a CDS encoding type II secretion system F family protein — MTPVAWLIIATIVLPVGYFAWSLLSIDRKGIVAIQSNLGSGFAQGGGVNLQRPPLLLGVARKLTPGSYEAKMDHWLALAGRPMSMPLPKLLALKPALGLAGALGGVSLFLLSPGPGMVGLGLFLTVFLYFLPDLLIYNSGIKRQEAIKLEFPNTLDQMLISVEAGLGFESAMERASSQGAGPLPQELMRTLQDIQVGRPRQESYEALADRCAVPDVRSFVLAVIQADKYGIGIANVLRAQAKQARVKRRQSAEERAMKLPVKVLFPLLFCIFPVLFIVLLGPAAIKIMQAFS, encoded by the coding sequence ATGACTCCCGTTGCATGGCTGATCATAGCCACCATCGTTCTGCCGGTAGGCTACTTCGCTTGGTCGCTGCTCAGCATCGACCGTAAGGGCATAGTTGCCATTCAGAGCAATCTCGGTTCGGGCTTCGCGCAAGGTGGCGGGGTAAACCTTCAACGTCCCCCTCTCCTGCTGGGCGTCGCCAGGAAACTGACCCCTGGCAGCTACGAAGCCAAAATGGATCATTGGCTCGCCCTCGCCGGGCGGCCTATGTCGATGCCGTTGCCCAAGCTCCTAGCCCTAAAGCCCGCACTTGGGCTGGCCGGAGCACTCGGCGGAGTATCCCTGTTTCTTCTCAGTCCGGGACCCGGAATGGTAGGACTGGGCCTCTTCCTGACAGTGTTTCTGTATTTCCTTCCAGACCTCCTGATCTACAACTCCGGGATAAAACGGCAGGAAGCGATCAAACTCGAGTTTCCCAACACCCTGGATCAAATGCTGATTTCGGTCGAAGCAGGCCTCGGCTTCGAATCGGCGATGGAACGGGCTTCCTCGCAGGGGGCCGGTCCTCTGCCTCAGGAACTCATGCGCACGTTGCAGGACATCCAAGTGGGTCGTCCCCGGCAGGAGTCGTACGAGGCATTGGCCGATCGATGTGCCGTACCTGACGTCCGCAGTTTCGTCCTTGCCGTAATACAAGCCGACAAATATGGCATCGGGATCGCGAACGTCCTCCGCGCCCAGGCCAAGCAAGCACGCGTCAAACGGAGGCAAAGCGCAGAGGAGCGTGCGATGAAGTTGCCCGTCAAGGTGCTTTTTCCGCTCTTGTTCTGCATCTTCCCGGTCCTCTTCATAGTCCTTCTGGGTCCGGCAGCCATCAAGATCATGCAGGCCTTCTCCTGA
- the truA gene encoding tRNA pseudouridine(38-40) synthase TruA — MNERKPAAPVLGGGGFLRVRLDLSYDGGPFNGWALQPGLRTVQGSLEEALALLLQRPVRVTVAGRTDAGVHARGQVVHLDLTEAEWLSLPRGHELDPAVALLRRLRGALSRILGDLTGAIEVHDAGLAPEGFDARFSALWRRYSYRIADGPERWDPLLRGITLWHKTPLDVALMNEGASALLGLQDFRSYCKPREGATTIRELQKFSFARSSDGVIVATVQADAFCHNMVRSLVGSALRVGESLESPAWLYSRLLERKRDAKSGLAAPHPLVLEEVAYPSDSELLARAELTRARRE, encoded by the coding sequence ATGAACGAACGAAAACCCGCTGCCCCCGTTTTGGGGGGCGGCGGGTTTTTGCGTGTCCGACTTGATCTTTCTTACGACGGCGGCCCTTTCAACGGTTGGGCGCTGCAGCCCGGTCTTCGTACCGTGCAGGGTTCCCTTGAGGAAGCACTGGCGCTCCTTCTGCAGCGGCCTGTTCGCGTTACTGTCGCCGGCAGGACGGACGCCGGCGTCCACGCCCGCGGACAGGTTGTTCACCTGGACCTCACGGAAGCTGAGTGGCTATCACTGCCGCGAGGGCACGAACTCGATCCCGCCGTCGCGCTTCTGCGCCGACTCCGCGGAGCGTTGAGCCGGATACTTGGTGACCTGACAGGTGCAATTGAAGTGCATGACGCCGGTCTGGCGCCGGAAGGCTTCGATGCCCGCTTCTCTGCGTTGTGGCGCAGATACAGCTACCGGATTGCCGACGGTCCCGAACGCTGGGACCCGCTACTGCGGGGCATCACCTTGTGGCACAAGACGCCGTTGGACGTTGCGCTGATGAACGAGGGCGCATCGGCTCTGCTGGGGCTCCAGGATTTCCGTTCCTATTGCAAGCCTCGTGAGGGCGCCACAACCATTCGCGAGCTACAGAAGTTTTCCTTTGCCCGATCCAGCGACGGTGTCATTGTGGCCACCGTTCAGGCTGATGCGTTTTGCCACAACATGGTGCGGTCCTTGGTTGGTTCTGCCCTGCGGGTGGGGGAGTCCTTGGAGTCCCCGGCGTGGTTGTACTCCCGGCTCCTGGAAAGAAAACGCGATGCCAAGTCCGGGCTCGCGGCTCCACACCCCTTGGTTCTTGAAGAAGTCGCCTACCCGTCCGATAGTGAGCTGTTGGCCCGGGCTGAGCTGACAAGGGCGCGGCGGGAATAG
- the rplQ gene encoding 50S ribosomal protein L17: MPTPTKGPRLGGGPAHERLMLANLAAALFEHKRITTTVTKAKRLKPYAERLVTFAKRGDLASRRRVLGLISDKGVVHELFTDIAGAVANRDGGYTRITKIGNRKGDNAPMAVIELVLEPVSPKQAVVAEATAAAAKAAPAAEASAAEEEVVETEAAETEEAPAAEAEATEAEAAETEEAPAAEDKK; this comes from the coding sequence ATGCCTACCCCCACTAAGGGTCCGCGCCTCGGAGGCGGCCCGGCTCACGAGCGCCTGATGCTCGCGAACCTGGCAGCTGCTCTCTTTGAGCACAAGCGCATCACCACCACGGTCACCAAGGCCAAGCGCCTTAAGCCGTACGCAGAGCGTCTGGTCACCTTCGCCAAGCGTGGCGACCTCGCTTCACGCCGCCGCGTTCTCGGCCTGATCAGCGACAAGGGCGTTGTCCACGAGCTGTTCACCGACATCGCCGGTGCCGTTGCCAACCGCGATGGTGGCTACACCCGCATCACCAAGATCGGCAACCGCAAGGGCGACAACGCTCCCATGGCTGTCATCGAGCTCGTCCTCGAGCCCGTTTCCCCCAAGCAGGCCGTTGTTGCTGAGGCAACCGCTGCCGCTGCCAAGGCTGCTCCGGCTGCTGAAGCATCGGCTGCTGAGGAAGAGGTTGTAGAGACCGAAGCTGCTGAAACCGAAGAGGCTCCGGCCGCTGAGGCAGAGGCCACTGAAGCTGAAGCTGCTGAAACCGAAGAGGCTCCGGCCGCTGAGGACAAGAAGTAA
- a CDS encoding DNA-directed RNA polymerase subunit alpha, whose amino-acid sequence MLIAQRPTLSEEVVSENRSRFIIEPLEPGFGYTLGNSLRRTLLSSIPGAAVTSIRIDGVLHEFTTVPGVKEDVTEIILNIKNLSVSSEHDEPVVAYLRKQGPGVVTAADIAPPAGVEFHNPDLHIATLNSKGKFELELTIERGRGYVSAAQNKSGDSEIGRIPVDSIYSPVMKVTFRVEATRVEQRTDFDKLIVDVETKQAIAPRDAVASAGTTLVELFGLARELNTAAEGIEIGPSPTDAALAADMALPIEDLDLTVRSYNCLKREGIHTVGELVARSEADLMDIRNFGAKSIDEVKAKLVELGLSLKDSPPGFDLAARAAAIEEDDAAFSDDEL is encoded by the coding sequence GTGCTCATTGCACAGCGCCCCACCCTGTCTGAAGAAGTTGTATCCGAGAACCGCTCCCGTTTCATCATTGAACCGCTGGAGCCGGGCTTCGGCTACACCCTCGGAAACTCCCTCCGCCGTACCCTGCTCTCCTCCATCCCCGGTGCCGCTGTAACCAGCATCCGGATCGATGGCGTGCTGCACGAGTTCACCACGGTTCCGGGTGTCAAGGAAGATGTCACCGAGATCATCCTGAACATCAAGAACCTTTCGGTTTCCTCCGAGCACGATGAGCCGGTTGTTGCTTACCTGCGCAAGCAGGGCCCCGGAGTCGTCACCGCCGCGGACATCGCTCCGCCGGCCGGCGTCGAATTCCACAACCCGGATCTGCACATTGCCACACTGAACTCGAAGGGCAAGTTCGAACTCGAACTGACCATCGAGCGCGGCCGTGGCTACGTTTCGGCAGCTCAGAACAAGTCCGGCGACTCCGAGATCGGCCGTATTCCGGTTGACTCGATCTACTCGCCGGTCATGAAGGTAACTTTCCGCGTGGAAGCTACCCGTGTTGAGCAGCGCACCGACTTCGACAAGCTCATTGTCGACGTCGAGACCAAGCAGGCAATCGCCCCCCGCGATGCTGTTGCTTCCGCAGGCACCACCTTGGTGGAACTGTTCGGTCTGGCTCGTGAGCTGAACACCGCAGCTGAAGGTATCGAGATTGGCCCGTCGCCGACGGACGCTGCCCTGGCAGCTGACATGGCTCTGCCGATCGAGGATCTGGACCTCACCGTCCGTTCCTACAACTGCCTCAAGCGTGAGGGCATCCACACCGTGGGTGAACTCGTTGCCCGCTCCGAGGCTGACCTGATGGACATTCGTAACTTCGGTGCGAAGTCCATTGACGAGGTCAAGGCAAAGCTCGTGGAACTGGGTCTGTCCCTCAAGGACTCCCCTCCCGGTTTCGATCTCGCAGCCCGCGCCGCAGCCATCGAAGAGGACGACGCCGCGTTCAGCGACGACGAGCTCTAA
- the rpsK gene encoding 30S ribosomal protein S11, with protein MPPKTRGAVRKPRRKDKKNIALGQAHIKSTFNNTIVSITDPNGAVISWASAGEVGFKGSRKSTPFAAQMAAEAAAKRAQEHGLRKVDVFVKGPGSGRETAIRSLQAAGLEVGSIQDVTPSAHNGCRPPKRRRV; from the coding sequence ATGCCCCCGAAGACTCGTGGAGCGGTTCGTAAGCCGCGTCGCAAGGATAAGAAGAATATTGCGCTTGGCCAGGCGCACATCAAGAGCACTTTTAACAACACCATCGTGTCCATCACGGACCCGAACGGTGCTGTAATCTCATGGGCTTCCGCCGGTGAGGTTGGCTTCAAGGGCTCCCGTAAGTCCACTCCGTTCGCCGCTCAGATGGCTGCCGAAGCCGCTGCAAAGCGCGCTCAGGAGCACGGTCTGCGCAAGGTTGACGTATTCGTCAAGGGCCCGGGATCCGGACGCGAAACCGCAATCCGTTCGCTTCAGGCCGCTGGCCTCGAGGTTGGCTCCATCCAGGACGTCACCCCCAGCGCCCACAACGGTTGCCGCCCGCCGAAGCGCCGCCGCGTCTAA
- the rpsM gene encoding 30S ribosomal protein S13 gives MARLAGVDIPREKRLEIALTYIYGVGKTRAHETLAATGISADVRVKDLTDAELVQLRDYIEGNYKVEGDLRREVAADIRRKVEIGSYEGLRHRKGLPVRGQRTKTNARTRKGPKRTVAGKKKAGR, from the coding sequence ATGGCTCGTCTCGCTGGCGTAGACATTCCCCGCGAAAAGCGGTTGGAAATTGCGCTTACTTACATCTACGGCGTGGGCAAGACCCGTGCACACGAAACCCTGGCTGCCACCGGCATCAGCGCTGACGTTCGCGTCAAGGACCTGACTGACGCCGAGCTGGTCCAGCTGCGTGACTACATTGAAGGCAACTACAAGGTTGAGGGTGACCTTCGCCGCGAGGTAGCCGCTGACATCCGCCGCAAGGTAGAGATCGGCAGCTACGAAGGCCTGCGCCACCGCAAGGGCCTGCCCGTACGCGGTCAGCGTACGAAGACCAACGCTCGTACCCGCAAGGGCCCGAAGCGCACCGTCGCCGGCAAGAAGAAGGCCGGCCGTTAA
- the rpmJ gene encoding 50S ribosomal protein L36 has protein sequence MKVKPSVKQICDKCKVIRRNGRVMVICENPRHKQRQG, from the coding sequence ATGAAGGTCAAGCCGAGCGTCAAGCAGATCTGCGACAAGTGCAAAGTGATCCGCCGTAACGGCCGGGTCATGGTGATCTGCGAGAACCCGCGCCACAAGCAGCGCCAGGGCTAA
- the infA gene encoding translation initiation factor IF-1 codes for MAKKDGVIEIEGVVTEALPNAMFRVELTNKHVVLAHISGKMRQHYIRILPEDRVVVELSPYDLTRGRIVYRYK; via the coding sequence ATGGCCAAGAAGGACGGGGTCATTGAGATCGAGGGCGTTGTGACTGAGGCGCTGCCCAATGCGATGTTTCGTGTTGAGCTCACCAATAAGCACGTCGTTCTCGCACACATCTCTGGGAAGATGCGACAGCACTACATTCGAATCCTCCCCGAGGACCGGGTAGTGGTTGAGCTGAGCCCATACGACCTCACACGTGGTCGTATCGTCTACCGCTACAAGTAA
- a CDS encoding P1 family peptidase — MNSITDVAGIRVGHVQKVGEGWLSGVTVVLPPPGTVGSVDVRGGGPGTHETDALDPTTLVSTVDAVVLTGGSAFGLASAGGAQLWCEEQGRGFAVPGTVVPIVPAAAIFDLGRGGDVKARPGADMGYQAAAAAFASGDHAAVERGNMGAGTGAVVARGHYKGGVGTSSIALDGGVVVGAIAVVNAMGAPVFSGAGPESSPATSADPLGSPQGLNTTLVVIATNAVLDVAECRRTASAGHAGLARALDPSHTLADGDTVFALATGAVGLDRSTEQARQVSLITLQSAAADAVRLAIVDGVLAAQSVSTAAGDFPAYRPAGE; from the coding sequence ATGAATTCGATCACCGATGTTGCCGGCATACGGGTTGGGCATGTGCAGAAGGTGGGGGAGGGGTGGTTGTCCGGGGTTACTGTGGTGCTTCCTCCGCCGGGGACTGTGGGGTCTGTGGACGTGCGTGGGGGTGGGCCCGGGACGCATGAGACCGATGCGCTGGATCCGACCACATTGGTGTCGACTGTGGATGCCGTGGTGTTGACGGGTGGCAGTGCCTTTGGCTTGGCTTCTGCTGGTGGTGCTCAATTGTGGTGTGAGGAGCAGGGCAGGGGTTTTGCTGTTCCGGGGACAGTGGTGCCCATTGTGCCGGCGGCGGCCATCTTCGACCTCGGGCGCGGTGGCGACGTGAAAGCGCGGCCCGGCGCGGACATGGGCTACCAGGCAGCCGCCGCAGCCTTCGCCTCAGGCGACCACGCCGCCGTCGAACGTGGAAACATGGGTGCCGGGACGGGGGCCGTTGTTGCGCGTGGCCACTACAAGGGTGGGGTAGGTACTTCTTCAATCGCTCTCGACGGTGGGGTGGTTGTTGGTGCCATTGCCGTGGTGAACGCGATGGGGGCGCCGGTGTTCAGCGGCGCGGGGCCTGAATCTTCGCCCGCAACCTCGGCAGATCCGCTGGGGTCGCCGCAAGGGCTCAACACGACTCTCGTGGTGATCGCCACCAACGCTGTGCTTGATGTGGCCGAGTGCAGGCGGACCGCCAGTGCCGGGCATGCGGGGTTGGCGCGGGCCTTGGATCCGTCCCATACGTTGGCGGACGGAGATACCGTGTTCGCCTTGGCGACTGGCGCCGTCGGGCTTGACCGCAGTACCGAACAGGCGCGGCAAGTCTCGCTGATAACGCTCCAGAGCGCCGCTGCCGACGCCGTTCGCCTGGCCATTGTGGATGGCGTCCTTGCGGCCCAAAGCGTCTCGACGGCGGCAGGGGACTTCCCTGCTTACCGGCCCGCAGGGGAGTGA
- a CDS encoding carbohydrate ABC transporter permease: MTTRQIHSSSAAPADRRPTQQRKRWSGRSRRDFLVFLAMALPNLALIGTFTYWPLINNIYYSTLDWTLGSAKATVVGLQNYVTFFASEDASKVLGTTAIFTVVTVGGSMVLGLLVALALNSKARGTTFARSAVFAPYVLSGVGVGLVWLFIFDPGYGVLAWVLRGFGQQSPQWINDPQLSLVMVIIVYVWKNLGYCAVVFLAGLQSLPRDVMEAAALDGANSVRRFFNISLPLLSPTTFFLLITTMLSSLQAFDLIRIMTPLGNGTSTLIYEAYLQAFGAYNRAGYSAAISVVLFVILLIITVLQLRFVERKVHYS; the protein is encoded by the coding sequence ATGACTACCCGACAGATTCACAGCAGCAGTGCTGCGCCCGCAGACAGGCGGCCCACGCAGCAGAGAAAGCGCTGGTCCGGCCGGAGCCGCCGGGACTTCCTGGTGTTCCTGGCCATGGCCTTGCCCAACCTGGCCTTGATCGGCACGTTCACGTATTGGCCGCTGATCAACAACATCTATTACTCGACGTTGGATTGGACCCTCGGCTCGGCAAAAGCCACCGTGGTGGGGTTGCAGAACTACGTCACGTTTTTCGCCAGTGAGGACGCTTCCAAGGTCCTGGGAACCACCGCGATTTTCACCGTGGTGACAGTGGGCGGCTCCATGGTCCTGGGCCTGCTGGTTGCGTTGGCTTTGAACTCGAAGGCGCGCGGCACCACATTCGCCCGGTCTGCCGTGTTCGCGCCCTACGTGCTCTCCGGTGTGGGCGTTGGCTTGGTGTGGCTGTTCATCTTCGATCCCGGCTACGGAGTCCTTGCATGGGTCCTGCGTGGCTTTGGCCAGCAGAGCCCGCAGTGGATCAATGATCCGCAGCTTTCCTTGGTGATGGTGATCATTGTGTACGTCTGGAAGAACCTCGGCTACTGTGCTGTGGTTTTCCTGGCCGGCCTGCAGTCCCTCCCCCGTGACGTCATGGAGGCCGCTGCGCTGGATGGGGCCAACAGTGTGCGGAGGTTTTTCAACATCTCCCTTCCATTGCTTTCCCCCACCACGTTCTTCCTGCTGATCACCACCATGCTGAGTTCCCTGCAGGCGTTCGACCTCATCCGCATCATGACTCCGCTGGGAAACGGCACCAGCACCCTCATCTATGAGGCTTACCTTCAGGCGTTCGGCGCGTACAACCGGGCAGGCTACTCGGCCGCGATTTCCGTGGTCCTCTTCGTGATCCTGCTGATCATCACTGTTCTTCAACTCCGGTTCGTTGAGCGAAAGGTTCACTACTCATGA
- a CDS encoding carbohydrate ABC transporter permease → MSAPSPAVVVDPPQEAAQPAATQDLPRPFSTSNFLQTLATGYVPLIIATLVVFLPLLWMVLSSFKQPGEIVTMDLKILPESLNLENYVTAMTTVPFAQFFANSLIVTVVGSTIKVILAILTAYALVFVRFPFKNVIFVLILVALMVPAQVSILPNYILIAGMGGKNTLWGIILPGLGTAFGTFLLRQHFMTLPPSILEAAEIDGAGHWRRLWQIIVPVSVPSIATVALVTVVSEWNDYIWPLIITDRPETMTLPVGLTLLQNSEGNGAGWGILMAGAVLVIVPILLVFAALQRYIVAGLTQGSVTG, encoded by the coding sequence ATGAGCGCGCCCTCACCCGCCGTCGTGGTTGATCCGCCGCAAGAGGCCGCGCAACCGGCCGCCACGCAGGACCTGCCGCGCCCCTTTTCCACATCCAACTTCCTGCAGACCCTGGCTACGGGCTACGTGCCGTTGATCATCGCAACGCTGGTGGTATTCCTGCCACTGCTGTGGATGGTGCTGAGTTCCTTCAAGCAACCCGGCGAGATCGTCACCATGGATCTGAAGATCCTGCCGGAATCACTGAACCTGGAGAACTACGTCACCGCAATGACCACGGTCCCGTTCGCACAGTTCTTCGCGAACAGCCTGATCGTCACCGTGGTGGGTTCAACCATCAAAGTCATTTTGGCGATCCTGACGGCCTATGCGCTGGTGTTCGTTCGCTTCCCGTTCAAGAACGTCATCTTCGTGCTGATTCTGGTGGCACTCATGGTCCCTGCGCAGGTGTCCATCCTGCCCAATTACATCCTGATCGCGGGGATGGGCGGAAAGAACACCTTGTGGGGCATCATCCTTCCGGGTTTGGGGACGGCGTTTGGCACTTTCCTGCTACGGCAACATTTCATGACCCTGCCGCCGTCCATTCTCGAAGCAGCTGAAATCGACGGTGCCGGCCATTGGCGGCGGCTGTGGCAGATCATCGTGCCGGTCTCAGTGCCGTCCATCGCCACCGTGGCGCTGGTGACCGTGGTCAGCGAATGGAATGACTACATTTGGCCGCTCATCATCACGGACCGCCCCGAAACCATGACACTTCCCGTGGGTTTGACCCTGCTGCAGAACTCCGAGGGCAACGGTGCAGGCTGGGGAATTCTCATGGCCGGGGCCGTCCTGGTGATCGTGCCCATCCTGCTGGTGTTTGCAGCACTCCAGCGCTACATCGTTGCCGGGCTGACCCAGGGCAGTGTCACCGGCTGA